A stretch of DNA from Sphingomonas sp. SORGH_AS_0879:
TTCGGCCTGAGCCCGGTCGGCCAAGGTCGGCTCGGTCAGACCGCCTCCTCCATCCCGTCGTCAGCGCGCTGGCGCGACGATAGGCGGGGTGGTCGTCCCATCGATCGATATAGGGCGTTCAGCCCACCGATGACCGCGACGGCCCGATCGAAATCGCCATAGCCCGCCATATGGCCTTGATCCGGCGTCACGGTCACGCCGAACGCGCGATTCGCCGCCTCCTCCAGCATTCAGTGAGCGATCCGGCCGCGTGACCGAGGGTTGGTATAGAGCATCAGGTCGGCGGCCGTTTCGTCTCTATTGCGATCACGATTGCGCTGGCGCGGTCATGCGCGATCCAGATGACGGTGCAAAAAGGCGATCGTGCGGTCCCAGGCCTGCTTCGCGGCAGCGGCATCATAGCGTTGGGCGGAGCCGTCATTGTTGAAGGCATGATCGACGCCCGGATAGGTGAAGGCCTCGACCGGCTTGCCCGCCGCCCGCAAGGCCGTGACCCAGGGTTCGCCGGTCGCGTTCACCCGCGCATCCTTGCCCGCATAATGGAGCATGAGGGGCGCTTGCACCCTGGCGGCCTCCGACGGGGCGGGAGCGGGTCCATAATAGGCGACGCCCGCCGCCAGGGCCGGCCCCGCCGCCACCGCCAGCCGGTTGACGAACGCCCCGCCCCAGCAGAACCCCACGGCACCGACCCGGCCGGTGCCCGCCCTGTCACGGGCGGCATGCTCGATCATCGCCCGCGCCTGGGCGAGCGCCAGATCATAGTCGAGCGAGCCGATCAGCGTTCGCGCGCGATCCTCATCGGCCGGGGTGCCGCCTTGCGGTGCGAGCAGATCGGGCGCGACGGCATGGAAGCCCGCCAGCGCCACACGCCGCGCGACATCCTCGATATGCGGGGTGAGCCCCCGATTCTCATGGATGACCAGCACGGTGCCCAGCCGCTTCTTCGCACCCTTGGGCATCGCGATATAGGCCGCCGAGCGGGCGCCCGCCTCCATGCCCTCCCGCCGGTCGATGCGCAGGCGCGTGTCGTGCGGATCGACGATCGCGGCCGCGGCCGGGCTGGCGGCGATCCCCAGGATCAGCGCCTCTGCCGCCGCCACCGATCCCGCCAGCGCAGTCATCTGGCGAAGCAGGGTTCGCCGGTCGTGATGCTCATGGGTGAAGGCGTCGTAAATCCGGACGGCCTGGTCGTGCAGCGCATCGGTCATGCGGACTTCCTCCCTTCGGCCTGGTCCGGTCGTTCGCTGGGACGCGGGTGATGGCCGTGAGAGGAGTGTAAACGGCGCGGGATCAGAGGGCTAGTGCGGGATTGGGGGACAGGGATTCCCGTGGCCTTCGACTTCGCTCAGGCCGAACGGACGTTGGGGGGGCAGGAAGATCTGGAGTCGATCCGAGCCCCTCCCCTTCAGGAGGGGGGCGGCTCGACCTGCTATCATCCCGATCCAGGATATCAGGCGAGGCGATTCAGAGACATGGCCCCCAACCACCGTTCAGCCTGAGCAAAGTCGAAGGCCACGCGACCACCCCAGAGAAAAAGGACCGCCCCCGTGTCAGGAACGGCCCTTTTCGCAACCGAAAAGCCAATCAGGCCCCCAGCGGACTCGGCGAACCGAACGGCCCCGCCCCGCGACGGGTCTTCGGGATCGACGTCCCCGCCTTGGCGATCGGCACCGCCTTAGCCTTGGGATCGTCGCGACCGATATCGTCGCCCGCGATCAGCTTCTTGATCTCGTCACCCGACAGCGTCTCATATTCGAGCAGCGCACCCGCCAGCAGATGAAGCTGGTCGACATGCTCGGTCAGGACATGCTTGGCACGATGCAGGCCGCCCTCGACGATCGACTTGATCTCGTCGTCGATCAGTTGCGCGGTCTGGTTCGACATGCGCACCGGCTGGCTGGACGAATAGCCCAGGAAGCTTTCGCCTTCCGGCTGGGCATATTCGACCGGGCCGACCTTGTCCGACATGCCCCATTTGGTGACCATGTCGCGGGCGAGACCCGTCGCATATTGAATGTCGCCGCTGGCACCGCTCGACACCTTGTCATAGCCGAAGATGATTTCCTCGGCCACACGACCGCCCATGGCGACCGCCAGGTTCGCGTACATCTTGTCGCGGTGATAGCTGTACGAATCCCGCTCGGGCAGGCGCATCACCATGCCCAGCGCGCGGCCGCGCGGGATGATCGTCGCCTTGTGGATCGGGTCGGAGGCGGGTTCGTGCAGCGCGATGATGGCATGGCCCGCCTCGTGATAGGCGGTCATCCGCTTCTCGTCCTCAGTCATGACCATGGAGCGGCGCTCCGCGCCCATCATGACCTTGTCCTTGGCTTCCTCGAACTCGGCATTGGCGACCAGACGCTTGCCCTTGCGCGCCGCCATCAGCGCCGCCTCGTTGACCAGGTTGGCCAGGTCCGCGCCCGAAAAGCCCGGCGTACCGCGCGCGATGACGCGGGCGTCGACGTCGGGGGCCAGTGGCACCTTCTTCATATGGACTTCGAGGATCTTCACGCGGCCATCGATGTCGGGACGCGGCACCACGACCTGACGGTCGAAACGGCCGGGACGCAGCAGCGCGGGGTCGAGCACATCGGGGCGGTTGGTCGCGGCGATGATGATGATGCCCTCATTGGCCTCGAAACCATCCATCTCGACCAGCAGCTGGTTCAGCGTCTGCTCGCGCTCGTCATTGCCGTTGCCCAGGCCCGCACCGCGATGGCGCCCCACCGCGTCGATTTCGTCGATGAAGACGATGCAGGGGGCGGACTTCTTGGCCTGCTCGAACATGTCGCGCACGCGGCTGGCGCCGACGCCGACGAACATCTCGACGAAGTCCGAACCCGAAATGGTGAAGAAGGGCACGCCCGCCTCACCCGCGATGGCGCGGGCCAGCAGCGTCTTGCCGGTGCCCGGCGAGCCGACCAGCAGCGCGCCCTTCGGAATCTTGCCGCCCAGACGGGCGAACTTCGACGGATCCTTCAGGAACTCGACGATTTCCTGCAACTCGTCGCGCGCCTCGTCGATGCCGGCCACATCGTCGAAGGTCACCTTGCCCTCCTTCTGGGTCAGCATCCGGGCGCGGCTCTTGCCAAAGCCCATCGCGCCGCTGGCCCCGCCGCCCTTCTGCATCTGGCGCAGCACGAAGAAGGCGATGCCGATGAACAGGATGAAGGGCAGCGAATTGTACAGCATCAGCATCCAGACCGAGGGCGCTTCCTCGGTCTTGGCGGTGAAGGTCACGCCCTGCTTGCGCAGGCGCGGGATCAGTTGCGAATCGGGAACCGGCGTGGTCTTGAACCGCTCACCCGACGACAGCGTACCGGTGATCGTATCGCGCGAGATGGTGGCGGTCTTCACCGTCCCCTCGTCCACCTTGTCGAGGAAGGTGGAATATTCGATCTGGTTGCCGCTCTGCGCCGAGGAACCGGCGCCCGACAGACTGACGAACAGGGCGAGCGCCATCAGGATGCCTACCCAGATCAACAGGCTCTTCATCCAGGGGTTGCCGCCCCCATTGGGATCGGGGCTCTGCTGCTTGTCGTTGTCATTCATCGGTGCCGGATACCTTTCAGCCACCAAGATAGGCATGGTGAGGTTAATGGCAATGGAACAACGCCGATCAATGTGATCGGTGGGACGGACTTCATTCCTCCCTGCGCGAAGCGCGGCGGTCCCCCTCCCCAAGCAAGCTTGGGGAGGAATTGGAGGGTCAACCCGTTCGGCGCGGGGGTGCGGGGCGGAAGCGCCAGACGCCGGAGCGGACGCTGGCGATCACCCCCGCCTGGGTGGCGCGGCTGCCATGGTGCAGGGCTTCGAGCAGCTTCTCGATATTGCTGCCCTCGGTCCAGGCGGGCGACTCGATCGCCCCGGCGGCACGGACCGTGCCGATCGCGCGGCGGGCCAGCCTGCGCCCCAGTTCGCGGGGCAGGTCGGCGGCCTGGATGCGGACATTGTCGCCGTCGATCTGAACCCGCTGATCCCATAGCCAGTCGACGGTCGCGCGAAGATCGGTGTCCGCCTCCGCCAGTTGCTGCGCCGCACGCGCCAGTTGCGCCACGCCCAGCCATTCATGGCCATCGAGCAACTGGCGGAACCGGGTACGGTCGTGACGCGGATCGTGATTGGCGGGATCGTCCACGAACGGCGCTTCCGCCCTGCGCACGATCTGGCGCAGTTCGGCGCGACGCCAGTCGAGCAGCGGACGCAAGACCACCGCGCCCGCGATCACCGTCCGCGCACGCACGCCCGACAGGCCCGACAGGCCCGCCCCGCGCGCCGCGCGCATCAGGAAGGTCTCCGCCTGGTCGTCGGCATGATGCGCGGTCAGGATCGCCGCCGCGCCGATGGCCCGCGCCTGTTCGGCGAGCAGCGCATAGCGGGCGTCACGCGCCTGCGCCTGGATGCTGGCCCCCGCGATCGCCTCCGGGGGGCGTAAGGCGTGATGCGACACGCCCAGCTTTGCGCAATGCTCCGCCACCATCCGCACCTCACCCGCCGCCTCGGGACGAAGGCCATGGTCCACCGTCGCCACCGCGATCCGTCCCGGCAGCGCCGCCGCCGCCAGCGTCAGCATTGCCATGCTGTCGGGACCGCCCGACACGGCCAGCAACAGGTGCGCCGCATCGGCGGACGGATCGTGAAGAAGCGTCAGATCGGCGGCAAAGCGCGCAATCTGATCGACGGCCGTGGCATCGGTGGCCATGATGCTCTCAAATCTGGTCAGGGACGCGCGCGCTCTGGCCCTTCCGGAGGACGGGCGCAAGGGATTTTGCGTAGGATTTGGCGGTACCGCGAGACCCTCACTCTTCTCACCCGCCTTCGGCGGCGGGGCCCCTTCCCTCTCCCGTCGGGAGAGGGAAGGAGACGCGAAGCGCCGGAAGGGTGAGGGTGGAGGAAGCCCCGGACCTAGCCGATCACTGGCACTTGGCGGCGGTGCGTCCGGCGGTGATCTGCGACTTCATCGAAGCGGACAGCTTGGCGCCGTACACGTCGGACAGTTCGTCATAGACCTTGCAGGCGTCGGCGGCCTTGTTCAGCTTGGTCAGCGCCTGGCCCAGATAGAGCAGGCTGTCGGGTGCGCGCTCGCCGTCCGGGAATTTCTTGTAATTCTCGTAGAACGCCATCGACGCCAGGCTGGGCTTGCCCGAGTCGAGATAGGTACGGCCCAACAGATTCTGGGCATAGCTGGCGCGGCGGCTCTTGGGATAATCCGCGACCACCTTCTTCAACTGCGTCTCCGCCTCGGCATAGCGCTTGGCCGTCCACAGGCGATAACCATAGAGATAGGCGTCCTCCGCCGCATCACCGGTCGAGGGCTTGTCCACCGCCGCGCCACCCGTCGCGGGCGCGGTGCTGGCGGTGTCGCCGGTCACGACCGAAGCCGCCGCCGGGCTCTTGCCGCCCGTGGACGCCGCCGGGGCCGAATCGAGCGGCGCGCTCTGCCCGGCGGGCGCGATCGGCGCGGGGCCGGACTCCAATGCCTTCAGCCGCGCCTCGGTGCCGCGCCTATAGGCGTCGAACTGGTCCTGAAGCTGGCGGGTGCGATAGCCATTCTGTTCGATCTGACCGGTCAGGCTCGCCATCTGCTCTTCCAGCGAGGTGACGCGCGCGGTCAGGTCGCTCAGCGCGCTCGACGCGGGAACGCCGGGGGCCTGCGCCTGGGTCTGCGGCGCGGTGATCTCGGGCTGGACATAGCCGCCCGCGCCGTTCGGAAACACCTTGCGCTGGACCGCGCGCATTTCGCTTTCCAGCTTGCCGACGCGGCCCTCGACATTGGACTGCGCCATGGCGGCGGTCGGCAGGATCGTCAGGGCCGCAATCCCGGCCAGCAACAGATTACGCATCGGTCTCACCCCCCGCTGGGCATCATCAAGAACATAACGGACGCTATCCTGCTCCGTCACGGCTGTCTCCAGCCTGAAGGAGCCGGCCCCTTACAGATCCGCCGGGGCCGTGGTGGCGGTGGTCGGCGATGGCGCGGGGGCCGGAACCGTATCGCCCGCCTGCTCCGACGAGGGCCGTCGCGCAGACCGCTCGCGCGTCGTGCTGCGGCCCGTGCCGGTCGCCGCCGTCGTGGCGGACGGCACGGGCGCGCCGGACAGCCGCGCCGCGATCGAGGCGGGGTCGAGCCGCACATCCTTGATCGCCCGCGATCCGTCGCCCAGCGGCGCAAGCTCCTTGCCGTCCAGCGTCACGCCCAGCTTGTCGGGACGCCCGACATTGAGCAGCGGCCCCTTGGCATCGGCGGGCACTTCATATTGTTCGCCGGGCTTCAGCGTGCCCATCTTCAGCGTGACATTGTCCGCATCATAGACGCGCAGCCAGACCTCGCCCTTGGCGGTCAGCACCACCTTGCCCGCCGTCACCGGGGTCGGGCTGGGCGCCGGGGCGGCTGCGGCCTCGGTCGCGTTGGTCAGCGGGGTGGCGGCGGGCACCTCCTGCGCGGTGCGGTCGCGGCGGAACAGGTCGGTGCCGTACCACAGCCCCGCGATGATCAGCAGCGCCAGCGCCAGCCCGACCCCGACGATCGCCAGCCCGCGCGAGGGAACGCGGGCGGGGTCGGCGATATCCTGCGGCACATATTCGGTGGTACGGCGACCCAGCCGGTCGACATCGGCGCGCACCGCCTGTGCGATCGCCACCTCGTCCGCGCCGACGGCACGGGCATAGGCCTTGGCGAAACCGACCGCATAGGTGGCCGATGGCAGGCTCTGATAATCGGATGCCTCGATCGCCGCGAGATGGCGACTGGGGATGCGGGTGCGAGCCCCGATATCGCCCAGCGAAAGCCCCTGCGCCTCACGCGCCGTGCGCAGGACGTCACCGGCGCGGGCAGGTGCCGCCGGTGCGGCATCGTGGCCGGGATTGACCTCGTCCATTCTCAACTCCGAAGTGACCATGGCCCACCCCATGATCGCGGTCGTTCTTTCAGAGCCCCGTGCGCAAGTCAACGCGGGGCCCCGGCTTGATTTAGGCCAATTCCACACCGTTCGTCGCAGCCCAGGCACCAAGCGCCCCGCGCATGTCGCGCACGGGATGGGCCAGCAGCCGCGCCATCTCCTTGGCGATCGCCGAACGGTCGAGCGAGCGGATCATCGCCTTGACCGGCCCCACCGCGGCGGGCGTGATCGACAGGCGTTCGATGCCCAGCCCGATCAGCGCCATCGCCTCCAGCGGACGCCCGCCCATCTCACCGCATACGCCGATCGGCACCCCCGCCGCGCGGGCGGGATCGACCACCCGGCGGAGGAAGCGCAGGATCGACGGGCTCAGCCAGTCGTAACGCTCGGCCAGCTTGGGATTGGCGCGATCGGCGGCGAACAGGAACTGGGTCAGGTCGTTGGTGCCGATCGACAGGAAATCGACGTTCGGCAGGATCAGGTCGAGCTGTTCGGCGAGCGCGGGCACCTCCAGCATCGCGCCGTAGCGCACGTCGATCGGCGGGCGACGCCCGCGCGCGCCCAGCCAGGCCCGCTGCGCCTCGAACAACGCCTTGGCCTCGTCGAACTCCCAGGCTTCCGACACCATCGGGAACATGATGTGGAGCGTGCGTCCCGCCCCCGCCTCGATCAGAGCGCGGGCCTGTGCCTTCATCAATCCTTCGCGTTCCAGCGCGAGGCGAAGCGCGCGCCAGCCCATCGCCGGATTCTCTTCATCCGCCGCATCGGTGTTCAGATAGGGCAGCGCCTTGTCCCCGCCGATATCGATGGTGCGGAAGATCACCGGCCGGTCGCCCGCCGCCTCCAGCACGTCGCGGTACAGCCGCTGCTGCCGCTCGCGCTGTGGCAGGGTGGCCGATACCAGGAACTGGAATTCGGTGCGGAACAACCCGATCCCGTCCGCCCCCGTGGTGTCGAGCGCGGCGGCGTCGTCGCGAAGCCCGGCATTGACCATCAGCGTGATGCGGCGACCATCCTTCGTCACCGGCGGCACGTCGCGCAGCGCCGCGAAGGCCGCGCGCCGCTTCTGCCGGAGTTGCAGCTTCGCCTCGAACGCCTCCTCCATCGCGGCGGTCGGGCGGACCAGCACGCTGCCCTCGGTCACGTCGAGCAGCAACTGGTCGCCATCGGCGATCTGCCGCCGCATGTCGCGCACGCGGCCCAGCACCGGCACGCCCATCGCCCGCGCGACGATGATGACATGCGCGGTCAGCGACCCTTCCTCCAGAATCACGCCCTTCAATCGCCGCCGGTCATATTCCAGCAATTCGGCGGGCCCCAGATTGCGCGCGAGCAGGATCGTATCCTGCCGCAGCCCGAGTTGCGCCGCCGTGCCCATCTGGCCCGAGACGATGCGGAGCAGCCGGTTGGACAGATCCTCCAGATCGTGCATCCGGTCGGCGAGAAGCGGATCGTCGATCTGGCGCATCCGCTGGCGGGTACGCTGCTGCACCCGCTCGATCGCGGCCTCGGCGGTCAGGCCGCTGTCGATCGCCTCGTTGATGCGGCGCGCCCAGCCCTCGTCATAGGCGAACATCTTATAGGTCTCGATGACCTCGACATGCTCGCCCGCGACGCCGAACTCGGCCTCGCGCGCCATGCGGTCGATCTGTTCGCGCATCTTGTCGAACGCGGCATAGACGCGGCGGCGCTCGGCATCGATATCCTCGGCAACCGTATGCTCGATGACGATGCGCGGCTGGTGATAGACGGCGAAACCGCTGCCCATGCCATCGACCAGCTTTTGTCCGCTCAAACGGACCGAAGCGGTCATCTGCGGCCGCGTGCCCGCCGCCCCCGCCGCATCGATCAGCCCGGCATTGGCGATCAGTTCGGACAGCACCATCGCGACGGTCTGAAGCGCCTCGATCTCGACATCGGCATATTTGCGCGGTTCGCTATGCTGGACCGCCAATACGCCCACCGCCCGCTCGCGCCGGATGATCGGCACGCCTGCAAAGCTGTGGAACCGGTCCTCGCCCGTCTCGGGCTTATAGGCGAAGTCGGGGTGGCTGGCCGCTTCGTCGAGGTTCAGCACCTCGACATCCTCGGCGATGGTGCCGACCAGCCCCTCGCCCAGCGCCATCTTGGTGACGTGCACCGCCTCCTCGGCCAGCCCGCGCGTCGCGAACAGTTCCAGCACCCCTTCGCGCAGCAGATAGATGGAACACACCTCGCTGCCGATCGCCTCGCCGATGATCTGGACGACCTGGTTCAGCTTGGCTTGGGCGGTGGTGCGCGACGCCATGACGTCGTGCAGACGAACGAGGATCTCGCGGGCGGATGCGGCGGCCGAAACGGGCATGGCTACAGGGCTAACAGACGGGATGCGGGGGTGTCATGTCCTAATATCGCGGCACCGTGCCTTTTGGCCATCGGGCGACCCGAACAAAGTCGCTGATATGTATCATGTTTCAAATATTTATCAGGAACAGCGGAGGAAACGACCGGTTGCGTCAAGATCAGTCACGGGAGAGCATCATGCCCAAATTCCTAACCCTCGCGCTTGTCCTCGGCGCCGCCGCCGCGCCCGCCATCGCACAGACCCCGCCGCCCCCTCCCCCCGCCGCCGCCAAGGCGCAGGCCGCCGCCTATGTGAAAGCCGCCGGGATGAGCGATCTCTACGAGATCACGTCGAGCCGGATCGCGCTGCAAAAGTCGAAGAACGAGGACGTGCGGCGATTCGCCCAGATGATGATCGACCATCATATGCAGACGACCGCCGCGACGGTCCGCGCCGCCAAGCAGGACGGGCTGTCCCCCATGCCGCCCAAGCTGGGTGGCGCAGAAGCGTCGATCGGCGAATTGCGCCGCGCTTCCGCTGCGGATTTCGACCGGCTGTATATCGGCCAGCAACTGCCCGCGCATCAGGCCGCGCTCGACCTGCATCAGAGCTTCGCGACGAACGGCGACAAACCCGCGCTGAAGACCAGCGCCCAGAGCGCGGTGCCGATCGTGCAGCAGCATATCCAGATGCTCGAGCAGATGCCGCGTTGACCCTACTTCACTCCTCCCCAGGCCACGCTTGGGGAGGGGATCGCCGCGAAGCGGTGGTGGAGGGGCATTCCCACCAGCGGGGGCACCCCTCCGTCAGACCTTCGGTCTGCCACCTCCTCTTGCAGGGGAGGATTTACACCTCGCTCGCCAGCGCCGTGCGGTCGATCTCCGCGATCGATCGCACGCCGGTCAGGGTCATCGCCACGCGCATCTCCGCATCGATCAGGCGCAGCAGGTTGGCGACCCCGGCCTCTCCATCGGCGGCGAGCGCATAGATGAACGCGCGACCCAGCATCACCGCGTCCGCGCCCAGCGCCAGCATCCGCACCACGTCCAGCCCCGAGCGGACACCCGAGTCGGCCAGCACCTTCAACTCGCCCTTCACCGCATCGGCGATGGCGGGCAAGGCACGGGCGCTGGAGCGGACGCCGTCCAATTGCCGCCCGCCATGGTTGGACACGACAATCCCGTCCGCGCCGAACCGCACCGCGTCGCGCGCATCTTCGGGGTCGAGAATGCCCTTGATGACGATCGCGCCCTTCCAGACATCGCGAATCCATTCCAGGTCGCGCCAGGCGATCGACGGATCGAAATTGGCGGCGAGCCAGCCGATATAATCCTCCAGCGCTGTCGGCATGCCGCGATAGGCGGAGATATTGCCCAGATCATGCGGTCGCCCGCGAAGCCCCACGTCCCAGGCCCAGCGCGGATGCATCGCCGCCTGCACCATCCGGCGAAAGGCCGCGTTGGGCCCCGACATGCCCGCATGCGCATCCCGGTAGCGTGCGCCCGGCACCGGCATGTCGACGGTGAAGACCAGCGTCTTCACCCCCGCCGCCTGCGCCCGCTCCAGCGCATCGCGCATGAAGCCCCGGTCGCGCAGCACATAGAGCTGAAACCAGATCGGCGCGGAGGACGCCGCCTGAACCTCCTGAATCGCACAGACCGAGACGGTGGACAGAATGAAGGGCACCCCCTTCACCGCCGCCGCCCGCGCCGCCTGCACTTCGCCGCGCCTGGCATACATGCCCGCCAGCCCGACCGGCGCGAGGATGACCGGCATCGCCATGCGGGTGCCGAACAACTCGGTTTCCAGCGACAGGCCGGCGACGTTGCGCAGCACCCGCTGCCGGAGTTCGATGGCCGCCAGATCCGCGACATTGTGGCGCAGCGTATGCTCGGCATTCGCTCCCCCATCCAGATAATGGAACAGGAAGGGCGGCAAGCGCCGCCGCGCGGCTTCCCGATAATCGGAGGGGGCGGAAATAATCATCGGACGAAGGGTTCCAAATTCTTCCAGCTGGAGGCTGAGCGACGGGGCACGCGCCTGTCCGTACAACGCCCTATCCCGCGATACAAAGGGAGGCGAACGGCCTGGAGGATCGCCATCGAGCACCCCGGACCACATCCGCGCCACCCGAGCCTATCGCGGGCACGTCAAAGCCCAGCCAATCAGACCCCGAGCGAGAGATTCGGCAAGAGGCCGAACCAATGTTTTGGGTGACTCACCGGCAACAGCGGCCCGCCTGACGTGACCCCCGTTTCTTCATCCAACTGGAAGTAGAGACCGTCTCCTTAAAGGGACGGACGGAATGAAGCGGAAGCAGTTTTCGGAAGAGCAGATCATCGGCATCCTGAAGGAGGCCGAGGCGGGTGCGGTGGTGACGGAGCTGTGCCGCAAGCACGGGATGTCGAGCGCGACTTACTATGCGTGGAAGGCGAAGTTCGGCGGCCTGGAGGTATCCGACGCAAAGCGCCTGCGGTCGCTCGAAGAGGAGAACGCCCGGCTCAAACGGCTACTGGCGGACACGATGCTGGACAATGCGGGGTTGAAAGACCTGCTGTCAAAAAAGTGGTGACGCCCGCCGCGAAGCGGCAAGCGGTCGCGCATCTCCAGGCGACGTTGGGGATGAGCGAGCGGCGGGCATGCACGGTCGTTGGGGCAGACCGCACGAGCATGCGGTATCGCTCGTGCCGGGCGGATGATGGCGACCTGCGGTCGCGGCTGCGCGAGCTGGCGCAGCAACGCCGACGGTT
This window harbors:
- a CDS encoding tetratricopeptide repeat protein, yielding MRNLLLAGIAALTILPTAAMAQSNVEGRVGKLESEMRAVQRKVFPNGAGGYVQPEITAPQTQAQAPGVPASSALSDLTARVTSLEEQMASLTGQIEQNGYRTRQLQDQFDAYRRGTEARLKALESGPAPIAPAGQSAPLDSAPAASTGGKSPAAASVVTGDTASTAPATGGAAVDKPSTGDAAEDAYLYGYRLWTAKRYAEAETQLKKVVADYPKSRRASYAQNLLGRTYLDSGKPSLASMAFYENYKKFPDGERAPDSLLYLGQALTKLNKAADACKVYDELSDVYGAKLSASMKSQITAGRTAAKCQ
- a CDS encoding DUF4142 domain-containing protein, encoding MPKFLTLALVLGAAAAPAIAQTPPPPPPAAAKAQAAAYVKAAGMSDLYEITSSRIALQKSKNEDVRRFAQMMIDHHMQTTAATVRAAKQDGLSPMPPKLGGAEASIGELRRASAADFDRLYIGQQLPAHQAALDLHQSFATNGDKPALKTSAQSAVPIVQQHIQMLEQMPR
- the ptsP gene encoding phosphoenolpyruvate--protein phosphotransferase — protein: MPVSAAASAREILVRLHDVMASRTTAQAKLNQVVQIIGEAIGSEVCSIYLLREGVLELFATRGLAEEAVHVTKMALGEGLVGTIAEDVEVLNLDEAASHPDFAYKPETGEDRFHSFAGVPIIRRERAVGVLAVQHSEPRKYADVEIEALQTVAMVLSELIANAGLIDAAGAAGTRPQMTASVRLSGQKLVDGMGSGFAVYHQPRIVIEHTVAEDIDAERRRVYAAFDKMREQIDRMAREAEFGVAGEHVEVIETYKMFAYDEGWARRINEAIDSGLTAEAAIERVQQRTRQRMRQIDDPLLADRMHDLEDLSNRLLRIVSGQMGTAAQLGLRQDTILLARNLGPAELLEYDRRRLKGVILEEGSLTAHVIIVARAMGVPVLGRVRDMRRQIADGDQLLLDVTEGSVLVRPTAAMEEAFEAKLQLRQKRRAAFAALRDVPPVTKDGRRITLMVNAGLRDDAAALDTTGADGIGLFRTEFQFLVSATLPQRERQQRLYRDVLEAAGDRPVIFRTIDIGGDKALPYLNTDAADEENPAMGWRALRLALEREGLMKAQARALIEAGAGRTLHIMFPMVSEAWEFDEAKALFEAQRAWLGARGRRPPIDVRYGAMLEVPALAEQLDLILPNVDFLSIGTNDLTQFLFAADRANPKLAERYDWLSPSILRFLRRVVDPARAAGVPIGVCGEMGGRPLEAMALIGLGIERLSITPAAVGPVKAMIRSLDRSAIAKEMARLLAHPVRDMRGALGAWAATNGVELA
- the lldD gene encoding FMN-dependent L-lactate dehydrogenase LldD yields the protein MIISAPSDYREAARRRLPPFLFHYLDGGANAEHTLRHNVADLAAIELRQRVLRNVAGLSLETELFGTRMAMPVILAPVGLAGMYARRGEVQAARAAAVKGVPFILSTVSVCAIQEVQAASSAPIWFQLYVLRDRGFMRDALERAQAAGVKTLVFTVDMPVPGARYRDAHAGMSGPNAAFRRMVQAAMHPRWAWDVGLRGRPHDLGNISAYRGMPTALEDYIGWLAANFDPSIAWRDLEWIRDVWKGAIVIKGILDPEDARDAVRFGADGIVVSNHGGRQLDGVRSSARALPAIADAVKGELKVLADSGVRSGLDVVRMLALGADAVMLGRAFIYALAADGEAGVANLLRLIDAEMRVAMTLTGVRSIAEIDRTALASEV
- a CDS encoding helix-turn-helix domain-containing protein → MDEVNPGHDAAPAAPARAGDVLRTAREAQGLSLGDIGARTRIPSRHLAAIEASDYQSLPSATYAVGFAKAYARAVGADEVAIAQAVRADVDRLGRRTTEYVPQDIADPARVPSRGLAIVGVGLALALLIIAGLWYGTDLFRRDRTAQEVPAATPLTNATEAAAAPAPSPTPVTAGKVVLTAKGEVWLRVYDADNVTLKMGTLKPGEQYEVPADAKGPLLNVGRPDKLGVTLDGKELAPLGDGSRAIKDVRLDPASIAARLSGAPVPSATTAATGTGRSTTRERSARRPSSEQAGDTVPAPAPSPTTATTAPADL
- the tilS gene encoding tRNA lysidine(34) synthetase TilS, translating into MATDATAVDQIARFAADLTLLHDPSADAAHLLLAVSGGPDSMAMLTLAAAALPGRIAVATVDHGLRPEAAGEVRMVAEHCAKLGVSHHALRPPEAIAGASIQAQARDARYALLAEQARAIGAAAILTAHHADDQAETFLMRAARGAGLSGLSGVRARTVIAGAVVLRPLLDWRRAELRQIVRRAEAPFVDDPANHDPRHDRTRFRQLLDGHEWLGVAQLARAAQQLAEADTDLRATVDWLWDQRVQIDGDNVRIQAADLPRELGRRLARRAIGTVRAAGAIESPAWTEGSNIEKLLEALHHGSRATQAGVIASVRSGVWRFRPAPPRRTG
- the ftsH gene encoding ATP-dependent zinc metalloprotease FtsH, producing the protein MNDNDKQQSPDPNGGGNPWMKSLLIWVGILMALALFVSLSGAGSSAQSGNQIEYSTFLDKVDEGTVKTATISRDTITGTLSSGERFKTTPVPDSQLIPRLRKQGVTFTAKTEEAPSVWMLMLYNSLPFILFIGIAFFVLRQMQKGGGASGAMGFGKSRARMLTQKEGKVTFDDVAGIDEARDELQEIVEFLKDPSKFARLGGKIPKGALLVGSPGTGKTLLARAIAGEAGVPFFTISGSDFVEMFVGVGASRVRDMFEQAKKSAPCIVFIDEIDAVGRHRGAGLGNGNDEREQTLNQLLVEMDGFEANEGIIIIAATNRPDVLDPALLRPGRFDRQVVVPRPDIDGRVKILEVHMKKVPLAPDVDARVIARGTPGFSGADLANLVNEAALMAARKGKRLVANAEFEEAKDKVMMGAERRSMVMTEDEKRMTAYHEAGHAIIALHEPASDPIHKATIIPRGRALGMVMRLPERDSYSYHRDKMYANLAVAMGGRVAEEIIFGYDKVSSGASGDIQYATGLARDMVTKWGMSDKVGPVEYAQPEGESFLGYSSSQPVRMSNQTAQLIDDEIKSIVEGGLHRAKHVLTEHVDQLHLLAGALLEYETLSGDEIKKLIAGDDIGRDDPKAKAVPIAKAGTSIPKTRRGAGPFGSPSPLGA
- a CDS encoding dienelactone hydrolase family protein; this translates as MTDALHDQAVRIYDAFTHEHHDRRTLLRQMTALAGSVAAAEALILGIAASPAAAAIVDPHDTRLRIDRREGMEAGARSAAYIAMPKGAKKRLGTVLVIHENRGLTPHIEDVARRVALAGFHAVAPDLLAPQGGTPADEDRARTLIGSLDYDLALAQARAMIEHAARDRAGTGRVGAVGFCWGGAFVNRLAVAAGPALAAGVAYYGPAPAPSEAARVQAPLMLHYAGKDARVNATGEPWVTALRAAGKPVEAFTYPGVDHAFNNDGSAQRYDAAAAKQAWDRTIAFLHRHLDRA